A window of Fragaria vesca subsp. vesca linkage group LG7, FraVesHawaii_1.0, whole genome shotgun sequence contains these coding sequences:
- the LOC101298947 gene encoding uncharacterized protein At4g26485-like — MYHSFSSDTKKEKRIKHYSSNQKILLVGEGDFSFAACLANKFGSAKNLVATSLDSKKSVIAKYSNAAPSNLKELEDRGCVILHGVDVHIMKQHHLLVNQLFDRIVFNFPHAGFIHREDEKRQIKVHQHLVRGFFACACKMLQVNGEVHVTHKTSHPYNEWEIVKLAKESGLYLVEEASFSTRDYPGYMNKRGSGKKCNQTFHVGRCSTYKFAKLPLQEFSFTTLYDY, encoded by the exons ATGTACCACAGTTTTAGCTCAGATACTAAAAAGGAGAAAAGGATTAAGCATTACAGCAGCAATCAGAAGATACTGTTAGTGGGTGAGGGCGACTTCTCTTTTGCTGCTTGTTTAGCCAATAAGTTTGGCTCTGCAAAGAACTTGGTCGCTACTTCCTTGGACTCCAAAA AGTCAGTGATCGCCAAGTATTCAAATGCAGCACCAAGCAACTTGAAGGAATTGGAGGACAGGGGATGTGTAATATTGCATGGGGTGGATGTCCACATCATGAAACAGCACCATCTTCTAGTTAATCAACTGTTTGATCGCATAGTGTTTAATTTTCCTCATGCTGGTTTCATTCACAGGGAAGATGAGAAGAGGCAGATCAA GGTGCATCAGCATTTGGTGAGGGGATTCTTTGCCTGTGCATGTAAAATGCTGCAAGTAAATGGAGAAGTTCATGTGACTCACAAGACCTCACATCCATACAATGAGTGGGAGATAGTGAAGTTAGCAAAAGAATCTGGGTTATATCTGGTTGAGGAAGCATCATTTTCAACAAGGGATTATCCCGGTTATATGAACAAGAGAGGAAGTGGGAAGAAATGCAACCAAACATTTCATGTTGGACGGTGTAGCACCTACAAATTTGCCAAGCTGCCGCTTCAGGAATTTTCGTTCACCACATTATATGATTATTGA
- the LOC101298374 gene encoding uncharacterized protein At4g26485-like: MEVFGYEKRIKHYTSSQKILLVGEGDFSFAVSLARAFGSSINMVATSLDSREALRVKYLRAISNVMELEKRGCVVLHVDVHKMSQHPFLSYIRFDRIVYNFPHAGYLHGQSSSEHNQFQIWFHQDLMKGFFTNAREMLTEMGEIHVTHKTAYPFCEWEIVKLARQVGLYLLQEEKFSRWDYPGYENKRGAGLCDQTFPVGECSTFKFSKLLYHSTPYSYHIDLIRAYG, translated from the exons ATGGAAGTCTTTGGGTATGAGAAGCGTATCAAGCACTATACCAGCTCTCAGAAAATACTCTTGGTCGGAGAAGGAGACTTCTCCTTTGCCGTTTCCTTAGCCAGAGCTTTCGGGTCTTCCATTAACATGGTCGCCACTTCTCTCGACAGCAGAG AGGCATTGAGGGTGAAGTATTTAAGGGCTATAAGCAATGTAATGGAATTGGAGAAGAGAGGATGCGTAGTACTGCATGTGGATGTGCATAAAATGAGCCAACACCCTTTTCTGAGTTATATTCGGTTTGATCGAATAGTCTACAATTTCCCTCATGCCGGTTACTTGCATGGTCAATCATCATCCGAGCATAACCAGTTTCAAATTTG GTTCCATCAGGATTTGATGAAGGGATTCTTCACAAATGCGCGTGAAATGCTTACTGAAATGGGAGAAATTCATGTCACACACAAGACAGCATATCCTTTCTGTGAATGGGAAATAGTGAAGTTAGCACGACAGGTTGGGTTGTATTTGCTACAGGAAGAAAAGTTCTCAAGATGGGATTATCCGGGTTATGAAAATAAGAGAGGAGCTGGGTTATGCGATCAAACTTTTCCTGTTGGAGAATGTAGCACCTTCAAATTTTCCAAGCTGTTGTACCATTCTACCCCATACAGTTACCACATTGACTTGATAAGGGCTTACGGTTAG
- the LOC101298659 gene encoding uncharacterized protein At4g26485-like: MRKKGVAEEKTIVHYSSSQKILLVGEGDFSFAACLAKAFGFAANMVATSLNSRDELMENYSNAMSHLEKLEEKGCTILHEVDVHTMSRHPYLAFNSAHKKLVKGYFRSARKMLSSRGQIHVTHKTTYPFSKWEKVDIAKDAGLYLVEEETFFPWQYPGYVNKRGSGKCDETFSAGSANAFKFVKYKRYSRIGCHEL, from the exons ATGAGGAAAAAAGGCGTGGCAGAAGAGAAAACAATCGTGCATTATAGCAGCTCTCAGAAAATATTATTGGTGGGTGAGGGAGACTTTTCCTTTGCTGCTTGTTTAGCCAAAGCATTTGGCTTTGCTGCCAACATGGTAGCCACTTCCCTCAACTCAAGAG ATGAATTGATGGAGAATTACTCAAATGCTATGAGCCACTTGGAGAAGTTAGAGGAAAAGGGATGCACAATCTTGCATGAAGTTGATGTGCATACTATGAGCAGACACCCCTACCTTGCTTTCAATAG TGCACATAAGAAATTGGTCAAAGGTTACTTCAGGAGTGCACGCAAAATGCTGAGTAGCCGTGGGCAAATTCATGTGACACACAAGACAACATATCCTTTTTCAAAGTGGGAAAAAGTGGACATAGCGAAGGACGCTGGGTTATATCTAGTTGAAGAAGAAACGTTCTTCCCCTGGCAGTATCCAGGCTATGTTAACAAGAGAGGATCTGGGAAATGCGATGAAACTTTTAGTGCTGGATCGGCCAACGCCTTCAAATTTGTCAAGTACAAGAGGTACTCGAGAATTGGTTGTCATGAGCTCTAA